A stretch of the Porifericola rhodea genome encodes the following:
- a CDS encoding Gfo/Idh/MocA family protein, whose translation MSDKKITVVIVGMGFGKEFIPIYQKHPNIKAVGICTRNENTIAELKDKFNLDDKLCFTNFEEVPLRDDVDAIHVVTPVPDHARMTLASLNANKHTACTIPMAMTVEDCQAIVEAKRRSGKVYMMMETALYTREFLYGLKKAESGELGKIQFVRGSHIQDMSMEGWAEYWKGFPPMLNGTHAISPLLRINNTKAESVVCHGSGRLQEDLAKRYGSPFAVETATFTLKNSDVIAEATRSLFDVVRQYRESYDVYGTKMSFEWEQLQDEGHAIFDGGENAERLDVPDTDEMLIDEIADFTKREQIDDPNHVSFLQGAGHGGSHPHLVQEFVAAIVEGRNSAVDADVAANYTCAGICAHESAMNNGKRIFIPDFE comes from the coding sequence ATGAGCGATAAGAAGATTACAGTCGTTATCGTAGGTATGGGATTCGGTAAAGAATTCATACCCATTTATCAGAAACATCCCAATATCAAGGCAGTAGGCATTTGTACCAGAAATGAAAATACCATTGCCGAACTAAAAGATAAATTCAATCTGGATGATAAGCTCTGCTTTACCAATTTTGAAGAGGTGCCGCTAAGAGATGATGTGGATGCCATACATGTAGTAACCCCGGTACCTGATCATGCCCGCATGACGCTGGCTTCACTGAATGCCAATAAACATACAGCCTGCACCATTCCTATGGCAATGACTGTAGAAGATTGCCAGGCCATTGTAGAAGCAAAAAGAAGATCAGGAAAAGTGTATATGATGATGGAAACTGCATTGTATACCCGTGAATTTCTGTACGGACTCAAGAAAGCGGAAAGCGGAGAGCTAGGCAAAATTCAGTTTGTTCGGGGCTCACATATACAGGATATGAGTATGGAAGGCTGGGCTGAGTACTGGAAAGGTTTTCCGCCCATGCTAAATGGTACTCATGCCATTTCTCCACTTTTACGAATCAATAATACCAAAGCGGAGTCCGTCGTTTGTCATGGATCTGGCCGTTTGCAGGAAGACCTGGCCAAAAGATATGGTTCACCCTTCGCTGTAGAAACTGCCACCTTCACCCTTAAAAACTCCGACGTTATTGCTGAAGCTACCCGTTCTTTATTTGATGTAGTAAGGCAGTATCGTGAGAGTTATGATGTTTACGGCACCAAAATGTCTTTTGAGTGGGAACAACTACAGGACGAAGGTCATGCTATTTTTGACGGAGGTGAAAATGCCGAACGCCTGGATGTACCAGATACCGACGAAATGCTGATAGATGAGATTGCAGACTTTACCAAAAGAGAGCAGATAGATGATCCAAACCACGTCTCATTTCTTCAGGGCGCAGGCCATGGAGGCTCTCATCCCCATTTGGTACAGGAGTTTGTCGCAGCCATAGTGGAGGGTAGAAACTCAGCAGTAGATGCGGACGTAGCAGCAAATTATACCTGCGCCGGAATTTGTGCCCATGAGTCCGCCATGAATAATGGGAAGAGAATTTTTATTCCTGACTTTGAATAA
- a CDS encoding glycoside hydrolase family 2 protein encodes MKQIVSILMIVSLFFCGEGYAQNDQWKMADSKISTRWAANVSPENVHQEYPRPQMRRDNWQNLNGLWQYSIQEKAKGKPVAFQGEILVPFPAESALSGVGKRVGEENELWYKTNFSLDRKLRRKNILLHFGAVDWEAEVFVNGKSIGTHRGGYDPFSFDITEALTSRGEQELVVRVWDPSDNGPQPRGKQVKDPHGIWYTPVTGIWQTVWLEAVPESYIEFTRNTPDFDKATFNIGAGVANARNNDQLRVRLIDGETQIAEVTVSATEEAALKLDQPKLWTPESPFLYDIEVTLLRNGKVLDEVQTYSAMRKISMEADDEGIQRMMLNNEFVFQYGPLDQGWWPDGLYTAPTDEALRYDIEKTQEMGFNMIRKHVKVEPARWYYYCDQMGMLVWQDMPSGDMGNRWNPRPGVAGIGTEKERTSKSEEIFRTEWKEIMDDFYNFPSIVVWVPFNEAWGQFKTVEITEWTMNYDPSRLVNSASGGNFYPVGHIIDLHNYPDPAMPDPTLFGEKQILVLGEYGGLGLPVENHTWQEKDNWGYQSFKNKEELSARYQKLMEDLVPLIPMGLSAAIYTQTSDVEVETNGLMTYDRKVIKFDEAQMKQWHQRLYNALK; translated from the coding sequence ATGAAGCAGATTGTAAGCATTTTAATGATTGTATCTCTATTTTTTTGTGGAGAGGGCTATGCCCAGAATGACCAATGGAAGATGGCCGACAGCAAAATAAGCACGCGCTGGGCTGCAAATGTAAGTCCTGAAAATGTACATCAGGAGTATCCTCGTCCTCAGATGCGGCGCGATAACTGGCAAAACCTCAACGGGCTATGGCAATACAGTATACAGGAAAAAGCAAAAGGGAAGCCTGTTGCTTTTCAGGGCGAAATTCTGGTTCCTTTTCCTGCAGAATCTGCTCTCTCAGGCGTAGGTAAAAGGGTAGGAGAAGAGAATGAGCTCTGGTACAAAACCAACTTTAGTCTGGACCGCAAGCTTCGTAGAAAAAACATCCTGCTACATTTTGGTGCGGTAGATTGGGAGGCCGAAGTATTTGTAAACGGAAAAAGTATAGGCACTCACCGTGGTGGGTATGATCCTTTTTCATTTGATATTACCGAAGCACTCACTTCCCGAGGAGAGCAGGAATTGGTAGTTAGGGTGTGGGACCCTAGCGACAACGGGCCGCAGCCCCGTGGTAAGCAGGTTAAAGATCCGCATGGCATATGGTATACCCCAGTCACTGGTATTTGGCAAACAGTATGGCTGGAAGCTGTTCCTGAAAGCTATATTGAATTTACCCGCAATACACCGGATTTTGATAAGGCTACTTTTAACATTGGAGCAGGCGTAGCCAATGCCCGTAATAATGATCAGCTTAGAGTAAGGTTGATAGACGGAGAAACCCAAATTGCTGAAGTTACAGTAAGCGCCACCGAAGAGGCTGCACTGAAACTGGATCAGCCTAAACTTTGGACCCCCGAAAGCCCATTTCTTTACGACATAGAAGTAACGCTGCTGCGCAATGGAAAAGTGTTGGATGAGGTACAGACCTATAGTGCAATGCGCAAAATTAGTATGGAAGCTGATGATGAGGGCATACAACGCATGATGCTGAACAACGAATTTGTATTTCAGTACGGCCCCCTGGACCAGGGATGGTGGCCTGATGGTCTATACACTGCGCCAACAGATGAGGCATTACGCTACGACATAGAAAAAACGCAGGAGATGGGTTTTAATATGATTCGTAAACACGTAAAAGTAGAGCCAGCCCGCTGGTATTACTACTGCGACCAGATGGGCATGCTCGTCTGGCAGGATATGCCCAGCGGTGATATGGGTAATCGCTGGAACCCCCGGCCAGGTGTTGCCGGAATTGGTACAGAAAAAGAGCGTACTTCCAAATCTGAAGAGATCTTCCGTACAGAGTGGAAAGAAATTATGGATGATTTCTACAACTTTCCTTCCATCGTGGTTTGGGTGCCATTTAATGAGGCCTGGGGGCAGTTTAAAACCGTGGAGATTACAGAGTGGACCATGAATTATGACCCCAGCAGGCTGGTAAACAGTGCCAGTGGTGGTAATTTTTATCCGGTAGGGCATATCATAGACCTGCACAACTACCCTGATCCAGCTATGCCCGACCCGACTCTCTTTGGAGAAAAGCAGATACTGGTATTGGGTGAGTACGGTGGATTAGGGTTGCCGGTAGAAAATCATACCTGGCAGGAAAAAGACAATTGGGGGTACCAGAGCTTTAAAAATAAAGAAGAACTTTCTGCCCGTTATCAGAAGCTAATGGAAGATTTGGTGCCGCTTATTCCAATGGGGCTTTCTGCTGCTATTTATACTCAAACATCAGATGTAGAGGTAGAAACCAATGGCCTGATGACCTACGACCGTAAAGTGATTAAGTTTGACGAAGCCCAGATGAAGCAGTGGCATCAACGTTTGTATAATGCGCTAAA
- a CDS encoding sugar phosphate isomerase/epimerase family protein has product MKFGVSTFLWVSPFSNASFNLLSKVKEMGFDIIEIPVEDKDLIDWQRLKVMADELDLQLTISGAFGAERDISSDSPRIRKQGFNYIADCIRIAGQMNSPIFGGPLYAAVGKTRFVSEAQKAKEKDYCVAALKELGAIASDYGVELGVEPLNRFESDMINTADQALDLISEVAHSHVKIQLDTFHNNIEEKDIPATIRKLGKERLCHVQGNESDRGTPGTANVDWQGIKEALTDIDYQGAVVIETFGAVSEEIAKATCIWRPLANSSDELASEGLAFYKSLFNS; this is encoded by the coding sequence ATGAAATTTGGAGTAAGCACATTTTTGTGGGTATCACCCTTTAGCAATGCTTCTTTCAACCTTCTGTCAAAGGTAAAGGAGATGGGCTTTGATATAATTGAGATTCCCGTAGAAGATAAAGATCTGATAGACTGGCAGCGATTAAAAGTTATGGCTGATGAGCTTGACCTTCAACTTACAATCAGCGGAGCATTTGGTGCGGAGCGCGACATTTCCAGTGATAGCCCCCGCATCAGAAAACAGGGCTTTAACTATATTGCAGATTGCATCCGTATTGCGGGCCAGATGAACAGCCCCATCTTTGGTGGGCCATTATACGCTGCGGTAGGCAAAACCCGCTTTGTTTCTGAAGCACAAAAAGCCAAAGAGAAGGACTACTGTGTAGCTGCGCTTAAAGAGTTGGGAGCCATTGCTTCGGATTATGGAGTAGAGCTGGGTGTGGAACCTCTGAATCGCTTTGAAAGTGATATGATTAATACCGCAGATCAGGCGCTGGACCTTATCTCCGAAGTAGCACATTCCCATGTCAAAATTCAGCTGGATACCTTCCATAATAATATAGAGGAGAAAGATATACCCGCCACCATCAGAAAGTTAGGAAAGGAGCGCCTCTGCCACGTACAGGGCAACGAAAGCGATAGAGGCACACCCGGCACAGCTAATGTAGACTGGCAGGGAATCAAAGAAGCCTTAACAGATATAGACTATCAGGGTGCAGTAGTAATAGAAACATTTGGAGCTGTATCCGAAGAGATCGCCAAAGCTACCTGCATATGGCGACCCCTTGCCAATAGTTCTGATGAGCTGGCCAGCGAAGGTTTAGCTTTTTATAAGTCGCTGTTCAATTCCTGA
- a CDS encoding ThuA domain-containing protein: protein MISNTLLICKASHRLPSIVIIGLLFLVTAFNGAVADTYKKPIRVLIVGGGSSHDFDRWYKKVDTQTLEKRKFSEVRYTDNTDSIAHYLQDTDVLYLTNNQPIPNKEARKAIFEFARQGKGIVLGHAALWYNWQDWPEYNQKLVSGGSRGHDPYGKFQVNIVDSKHPLTRKIKSFSLEDELYYFKSDASGPGIKVLAEAVNPEKGERFPSVFIINHPEARIAAIALGHDGAAHELKAYQRLLRNAVSWAAASQ, encoded by the coding sequence ATGATCTCTAATACCCTACTGATATGCAAAGCCAGCCATAGACTGCCTTCTATAGTAATAATTGGCTTGCTATTCTTAGTAACTGCCTTTAACGGTGCCGTTGCTGATACTTACAAAAAACCAATTCGGGTACTGATAGTGGGGGGAGGTAGCTCCCATGATTTTGACCGCTGGTATAAAAAGGTAGACACCCAAACTTTGGAAAAAAGAAAATTTTCTGAAGTGCGTTATACGGATAATACCGATTCTATAGCACATTATTTACAGGATACAGATGTGCTATATCTAACCAACAATCAGCCTATTCCTAATAAGGAAGCAAGGAAAGCGATTTTTGAGTTTGCCAGGCAGGGAAAAGGAATCGTTCTTGGACATGCCGCCCTCTGGTACAATTGGCAGGACTGGCCAGAATACAATCAAAAGCTTGTAAGTGGAGGCTCTCGCGGACATGATCCGTACGGAAAGTTTCAGGTCAATATTGTAGATAGCAAGCATCCCTTAACCAGAAAGATAAAATCTTTTTCGCTGGAGGATGAGCTGTATTATTTCAAAAGCGATGCTAGTGGGCCTGGCATAAAAGTACTTGCCGAGGCAGTAAATCCCGAAAAGGGAGAGCGTTTCCCTTCTGTTTTTATCATCAACCATCCTGAGGCTCGTATTGCTGCTATTGCTTTAGGGCATGATGGTGCAGCGCACGAATTGAAAGCATACCAAAGATTACTGCGGAATGCTGTAAGCTGGGCAGCAGCTTCTCAATAA